One genomic segment of Linepithema humile isolate Giens D197 chromosome 5, Lhum_UNIL_v1.0, whole genome shotgun sequence includes these proteins:
- the LOC137000061 gene encoding uncharacterized protein has translation MLLPVVLLSPHFPKVRNIKRLIYQLTSVCGQMFKLDKALNCADLDVLNEIVTAAQEITDMYKRKQSDAIANEDDIFSKYKNAFKILKKRLMDTPRHACVSCERLCYRRNVSEITSLRIKMDTPIWKDLMEHVKKQQINSQYICIYCKGKFREGSMPAYCILNNLCTNHVPDVISSLNTFEKILIQRAKAFQTVVKMGTVMNKKLPGRQMIQKVKGRTFHLPLPIQETLNKLCSETDAININHELYILVRGIPTKSKVIWEKMVNVTKVIDALMWLKNNNPLYSGIIIPNSHDYLVLQLNNMEFQMQEDENVEEDIFDEEHELLNNSKSKMQEMENVEDKALSRHEALLTQIINDNDNYEQYSIYPLYEKRENKTATALYQMLKIQDIPMDNREKCLDLLCFPDLYPYGINGEHADREVKLHDHEFIKCRLMSKHPQYRLNQQYLFYLLNGTNIRQLKRGIYHKMYTTNQRARYTAKEYLEAMSKDLLESDLSTIFASLRNTEQFWRRPRSDLNCMTHHYGPATWFLTLSLGEWLWEELGEYIREVNGWCDTSLSTSALIAKDPVLTSRFLDNMFWAMLDFICSEDNPIGEVMHYFWRRKYQGRGIQHFHLLIWIKDAPIIGESSMEKVSKFILQHVSCKIPNKNISPLLHRRVNTHQRHKHNDYCLRSKKVGRKVVRVCRFGFPRSVTESLKIIEVKTAIAGRKQLKHKSRLYNIPRTEEEININDYNPVLLTAWEGNMDIQFIGEKSTLLTWYITKYMNKAAKCELSDIILDVKNNTNKSLASRLWNIALRFTSNRECGALEAADTLLGIALYGTDSDTTLRWLDVNRIRSRKLKTRKEIEALASQSTDLFHESLIDDHYPQRPEELEFMSLYEFAKWYDIRKAKPRNNKGEFYKMGNGYYLIRRQRGYLINHYKYNIKIQPENYFFSLLLMFQPWNKLEDLKNECDTYAESFHKVKLHLTEALKYHEKLEELQEAFEAAKQLVQECLDKAQKRESLDDPDNPIGVENIEAGEAMQDFKDLGDKNNIQEIDVSEMIGQLNMDQKRVFDRIITTIQSDNSILRLYVSGEGGTGKSFLIKTVTCWIKQNLEKDTAVSAPTGIAAFNIDGLTVHRLLQLPVEHGHTPKYRKLSDHVLPILRTELKDVILFIIDEISMISNLTFMYIHLRLCEIFDTSDCDDGWFGKKHILLLGDLLQLPPVREDFIFANFSKEKIDKYFGCLGVANLWTTLFNYDELTINMRQKGDGSYHELLSRVRIGLLTKSDSDILQKRKISFEGDSFESRLNELCNFINNMTSDTVCLLPTCHMCDVLNAAMLSRISSKEIVLVAENTVKCSPYVKKKVLKVLENNDEDNSKTAGLSKRITIKIGAKVMIRRNIDATLGLVNGTIAQVISIVQDISTDRVESIKLLLPSGSEYLIQRVSVKFEVMDRVYVIREQFPLSLSYGITIHKSQGLSLQNAIMDIGNSVFSHGQIYVALSRLTSLDGLHLINFDPSSITASEEAIIEYNRLKRLNNAETKTISLVKERYRRIKDVLWAVPKIVNSIQESHEKVRKNITWNMYGFQNVDEVSCYANVVLQCLLHLNSIRKQIADYDKQNDLNVLMCHYENKVHNLNTYVIRQSLGEYFSKSVKRDACEFFTALCTKYDSIKSLIEHQVTTIKQCKSCNYTKTIVNNNIFISIPINKCKKQTYDLNELLNLTFSHWCQLNNESCKNCTKNEILVKSEFTLSRDIIVIHLIPIQDGKSVKTDKFTLRAVPTTKVIIVGQLYKVMSAILHHGPSIEKGHYTSICREEMSNIWIEADDALIKKRQWPRGAKDVFVIFLQKIDQ, from the coding sequence ATGCTTTTACCAGTTGTATTGCTATCGCCTCACTTTccaaaagtaagaaatattaaacgttTGATTTATCAACTCACAAGTGTTTGTGGACAAATGTTTAAGTTAGATAAAGCATTAAATTGTGCTGATTTAGatgtattaaatgaaattgtgACTGCAGCACAAGAAATAACAGATATGTACAAACGTAAGCAAAGCGATGCAATTGCAAATGAGgatgatatattttctaaatataagaatgcatttaagatattgaaaaaacgCTTAATGGATACACCGCGTCATGCTTGTGTATCATGTGAAAGACTTTGTTATAGAAGAAACGTTTCTGAGATCACAAgtcttagaataaaaatggatactccaatttggaaagatttaatggaacatgtaaaaaagcaacaaattaattcgcagtacatatgtatttattgtaaaggAAAATTTCGTGAAGGTTCGATGCCTGCATATTGCATCTTGAATAATCTTTGTACAAATCATGTGCCGGATGTGATATCATCTCTTAACACATTCGAAAAGATTCTTATACAGAGAGCTAAAGCGTTTCAAACTGTTGTTAAAATGGGAActgttatgaataaaaaattacctgGAAgacaaatgatacaaaaagttAAAGGTAGAACCTTTCATTTACCACTTCCAATACAAgagacattaaacaaattatgttctGAAACtgatgcgataaatattaatcatgaattatatatcttagtTAGAGGTATTCCCACAAAATCTAAAGTTATCTGGGAAAAGATggtaaatgttacaaaagtaATTGATGCATTGATGTGGTTGAAGAACAACAATCCTTTATATTCTGGAATAATAATACCGAATTCACACGATTATTtagttttgcaattaaataatatggaATTCCAAATGCAAGAGGATGAAAATGTTGAAGAAGATATATTTGATGAGGaacatgaattattaaataattcaaaatccAAAATGCAGGAAATGGAAAACGTTGAAGATAAGGCATTGAGTCGACATGAGGCATTACTAACTcagattattaatgataatgataactatgagcaatattctatatatccattatatgaaaaaagggaaaataaaactgcaacggctttatatcaaatgttaaaaattcaggATATACCTATGGATAATCGTGAAAAATGTTTAGATTTGTTATGTTTTCCTGATTTATATCCTTACGGTATTAATGGAGAGCATGCAGATAGGGAGGTCAAGCTTCATGACCATGAATTCATTAAATGTCGCTTAATGTCCAAACATCCGCAGTATAGATTAAATCaacaatatctattttatttgttaaacgGTACCAATATACGTCAGTTAAAACGTggaatttatcataaaatgtatactaCTAATCAACGAGCTCGTTATACGGCTAAGGAATATTTAGAGGCAATGTCCAAAGATTTATTAGAATCTGATTTGAGCACAATATTTGCGTCGCTAAGGAATACGGAACAATTTTGGCGTAGACCGAGAAGtgatttaaattgtatgacaCACCATTATGGACCCGCAACATGGTTTTTAACATTAAGTCTTGGTGAATGGTTGTGGGAAGAATTAGGTGAATACATTCGTGAAGTAAATGGATGGTGTGATACATCGTTAAGCACCAGTGCACTTATCGCTAAAGATCCTGTGTTAACATCGAGATTTCTCGATAACATGTTTTGGGCAAtgcttgattttatttgttcgGAAGATAATCCAATTGGAGAGGTAATGCATTATTTCTGGCGACGAAAATATCAAGGTAGAGGaatacaacattttcatttattaatttggattAAAGATGCCCCAATTATTGGTGAATCTAGTATGGAAAaagtttccaaatttattttacaacatgttagctgtaaaattccaaataaaaatatctcaccACTATTGCACAGGCGTGTTAATACACATCAACGACACAAACATAACGACTATTGTCTTCGTTCTAAAAAAGTAGGACGTAAAGTTGTTCGAGTATGTCGTTTTGGATTTCCTCGTTCTGTTACTgagtctttaaaaataattgaggtCAAAACTGCAATAGCAGGTAGAAAACAATTGAAACATAAAAGTAGGCTTTACAATATTCCTCGAACAGAAgaagaaatcaatataaatgattataatcctGTCCTTTTAACTGCTTGGGAAGGAAATAtggatatacaatttattggcgAAAAATCGACATTGCTTACCTGGTACATTAccaaatatatgaataaagcgGCAAAATGTGAGTTGTCTGATATTATTCttgatgttaaaaataatacaaataaatcattGGCCAGCCGTCTTTGGAATATTGCTTTGCGATTTACGAGTAACAGAGAATGTGGAGCTCTTGAAGCTGCTGATACATTACTGGGTATCGCTTTATATGGAACCGATTCAGATACAACTCTTAGATGGTTAGATGTTAATCGAATTAGAtcacgaaaattaaaaactcgtAAAGAGATTGAGGCACTTGCTAGTCAATCGACAGATTTATTTCATGAATCGTTGATAGATGATCACTATCCACAGAGACCAGAAGAACTGGAATTTATGTCTCTTTACGAGTTCGCAAAATGGTATGATATCAGAAAAGCCAAACCACGAAATAACAAAggtgaattttataaaatgggCAATGGTTACTATCTTATACGACGACAGCGAGGATATCTTATcaatcattataaatataatattaagatacaaccggaaaattatttcttttcattattacttATGTTTCAACCGTGGAACAAATTAGAAGATCTTAAAAATGAATGTGATACTTATGCAGAATCATTTCACAAAGTAAAACTACATTTAACGGaagcattaaaatatcacgaaaaGCTAGAAGAATTGCAAGAAGCATTTGAAGCTGCTAAACAGTTGGTTCAAGAATGTTTAGATAAAGCACAAAAACGTGAATCACTGGATGATCCTGATAATCCGATAGgtgttgaaaatatagaagcaGGTGAAGCGATGCAAGACTTTAAAGATCTCGgtgataagaataatattcaagaaattGATGTCTCTGAAATGATAGGACAATTAAACATGGATCAGAAAAGAGTATTTGACAGAATCATTACCACTATACAGTCagataattcaatattgcGACTGTATGTTAGCGGAGAAGGTGGTACTGGAAaaagctttttaattaaaactgttaCATGTTGGATCAAACAAAATCTCGAAAAAGATACTGCTGTATCAGCACCTACTGGTATAGCAGCGTTTAATATAGACGGCTTGACAGTTCATAGATTGCTTCAATTACCTGTTGAACATGGTCATACTcctaaatatagaaaattgtcTGACCATGTGTTACCAATTCTGCGAACGGAGCTAAAggatgttattctttttataattgatgaaatatcaatgatatctaatttgacttttatgtacatacatcttCGATTGTGTGAAATATTTGACACAAGCGATTGCGACGATGGTTGGTTTGGAAAAAAGCATATTCTTTTGCTTGGAGATTTACTTCAATTACCTCCTGTACGTGAAGATTTTATCTTTGCAAACTTCTCAAaggaaaaaatagataaatatttcggTTGCTTAGGAGTTGCAAATTTGTGgacaacattatttaattatgatgaattaacaattaatatgcgTCAGAAAGGAGATGGATCTTACCATGAATTGTTATCGAGAGTTCGTATTGGTTTACTAACAAAATCCGATTCTGACATTCtacaaaagagaaagatatctTTTGAGGGAGATTCCTTCGAGTCTAGATTAAAcgaattgtgtaattttattaataatatgacatCAGATACCGTTTGTTTGCTGCCTACTTGTCACATGTGTGATGTTTTAAACGCTGCAATGTTAAGTCGtatttcttcgaaagaaataGTATTAGTTGCTGAAAATACGGTCAAGTGTAGTccatatgtaaaaaagaaagtgtTAAAggtattggaaaataatgatgaggACAACTCTAAAACAGCTGGGCTTTCGAAAcgtattactataaaaattggaGCAAAAGTTATGATAAGACGTAACATAGATGCTACTTTAGGTCTTGTAAATGGCACGATTGCTCAAGTGATTTCAATTGTACAAGATATATCTACCGATCGCGTAGAAAGCATTAAACTTCTTTTACCATCAGGTTcggaatatttaattcaaagagTAAGTGTTAAATTTGAGGTAATGGATAGAGTGTATGTTATTAGAGAACAATTTCCATTGTCTCTGAGTTATGGAATTACTATTCATAAAAGCCAAGGATTGAGTTTGCAGAATGCTATTATGGATATAGgtaattctgtatttagtCATGGTCAAATTTACGTTGCTTTGTCACGACTAACATCTTTAGATGGGTtacatttgattaattttgatcCTTCATCTATAACAGCTAGTGAAGAAgctattattgaatataatcgattaaaacgATTAAACAATGCAGAAACAAAAACTATTTCTCTTGTAAAAGAGCGATATCGTAgaataaaagatgttttatGGGCAGTGCCAAAAATAGTTAATTCTATTCAAGAGTCACATGAGAAGgtgcgaaaaaatattacttggaATATGTATGGTTTCCAAAATGTAGATGAAGTTTCATGTTATGCAAATGTAGTATTACAAtgtttgttacatttaaattctattagaAAACAAATAGCCGATTATGATAAACAAAAcgatttaaatgtattaatgtgtcattatgaaaataaagtgCACAACTTGAATACATACGTTATACGGCAATCTTTAGGAGAGTATTTTTCCAAAAGTGTTAAACGAGATGCATGTGAATTCTTTACAGCTCTATGTACAAAATACGAtagtataaaaagtttaatagaGCATCAAGTTACTACCATTAAACAATGCAAAAGttgtaattatacaaaaactattgttaataataatatttttatttcaattccaataaataaatgcaagaaacAAACTTATGATCTTAATGAGTTATTAAACTTAACATTTTCCCATTGGTGTCAATTGAACAACGAATCATGCAAAAATTGTaccaaaaatgaaatattagttAAAAGTGAATTTACATTAAGCAGAGATATCATTGTTATTCATTTAATACCAATTCAAGACGGTAAATCAGTAAAAACAGATAAGTTTACTTTGCGTGCTGTTCCAACAACTAAAGTAATAATTGTTGGGCAATTGTACAAAGTAATGAGTGCTATACTTCATCATGGACCATCTATCGAAAAAGGTCATTACACAAGTATatgtagagaagaaatgtctaacatttggattgaagctgacgatgcgttaattaaaaaaagacaatggcctagaggtgctaaagatgtttttgttattttcttacagaaaattgatCAGTAA
- the LOC137000269 gene encoding uncharacterized protein — protein sequence MSAEPEKKMSETEKENTSPNAAISDAVAIAALREELKAFKQQFTNTPLPSGPPLLPLEPPLPPGPPPLPPGPPPLDPPPPPSDPLPPPLPSPHQPSLSLLESNLSNLSNLPPYIINEIKIWQRQQQRQQWQQGGQFTRVLPPRWNRRRGGRGGDRGGNKTFHLHF from the exons ATGTCCGCAGAGCCAgaaaaaa AAATGAGcgaaacagaaaaagaaaatacttcTCCCAATGCAGCAATTTCTGATGCTGTAGCAATCGCTGCATTGCGAGAAGAACTGAAGGCTTTCAAACAACAGTTTACTAATACACCGTTGCCATCGGGACCACCGCTATTGCCACTGGAACCGCCGTTGCCACCGGGGCCACCGCCGCTGCCACCGGGGCCACCGCCTTTGgatccgccgccgccgccttcGGATCCGCTTCCGCCGCCGCTACCGTCACCACACCAACCCTCATTATCGCTTTTGGAATCGAACTTATCCAACTTATCCAACTTACCACCATACATTATAAATG aaataaaaatttggcaGCGGCAGCAACAACGACAGCAGTGGCAGCAGGGAGGACAATTTACACGAGTGCTAc CACCACGATGGAATCGACGAAGAGGAGGCCGCGGTGGAGATCGCGGTGGAAACAAAACGTTCCACCtccacttttaa
- the LOC137000267 gene encoding uncharacterized protein, with the protein MQTIYHCGMHSHIAAVHNGYANYLQETSRSRCVQMHREGLLRIGESDIIDGLKPNNTYYRSVTIAGKIKVDGTCKGVQYSDYYGTWDDVIVQATVKILLKTAYVSVKLNAGKIILKSGTICDLSEETCVDSDDGYTFWQSMPITACGFEAYDVLFEGTATKFQGLLGAQHTIIFTLETQDTTFALTQTRKHTTCGYTLLGTEHPKLFIFETEKGNIFKTMSKTAVTNLDMFTYVNSKFVYVERHIRNQITSLYQDIILQKCELEKQVIQNTLSLATILPDEFAFRLMKMLGYMAVTAGEAIHVIKCIPIEVTVRKSNTCHTELPITFKNTSLYMTPKSRIITKHHTLRDCNSLLPILYNIDENWIQLNPTPAMTTPPQEIKPLTKLSWKYLAPKSLATSGIYSQQDLEELRDHIMFPAEKSAVLHTIARGFTGQSIPSDTVSLQNLLDENSLNKIYNNTLSKIWNGFTTFGAATAGIFGIFIIIRLIKIIFDTLIHGYALHAAYGCSLHLLAAIWSSFTHLLLYLANKKQNQSEPKQETHVNESAANETTHNTPTIINAQPTETHAQLTQAVSIVYSFRDLRAKLDGSEQIP; encoded by the coding sequence ATGCAAACCATATACCACTGCGGCATGCACTCTCATATTGCGGCTGTGCATAATGGATACGCCAATTACTTACAAGAAACATCACGCAGTAGATGCGTTCAAATGCATAGGGAAGGGCTTCTCAGGATAGGAGAATCAGACATTATAGACGGATTAAAACCTAATAATACTTACTATCGTAGTGTCACTATCGCAGGAAAGATAAAAGTAGACGGAACTTGTAAGGGCGTTCAATACTCAGACTATTACGGTACCTGGGATGATGTAATAGTTCAAGCCacagtaaaaatattgttaaaaaccGCTTATGTATCAGTAAAACTAAACGCaggaaaaataatactaaaatctGGCACAATTTGCGATTTGAGCGAAGAAACCTGTGTAGACTCGGATGATGGATATACGTTTTGGCAAAGCATGCCAATAACAGCTTGCGGGTTTGAAGCATAtgatgttttatttgaagGGACTGCTACCAAGTTTCAAGGGTTGTTAGGCGCACAACACACTATTATATTCACTTTAGAGACACAGGACACGACTTTTGCTCTTACACAAACACGTAAACATACTACTTGCGGATACACATTACTTGGAACAGAACATCCCAAACTGTTCATCTTCGAGACTGAGAAAGGAAACATCTTTAAGACAATGTCAAAGACTGCCGTAACAAATTTGGACATGTTCACCTATGTAAACTCAAAATTTGTGTATGTGGAGAGGCATATCAGAAATCAGATAACCTCTCTTTACCAGgacataatattgcaaaaatgtgaACTGGAGAAACAGGTAATTCAAAATACCTTGTCTTTAGCAACAATATTACCTGATGAGTTTGCATTCAGGCTTATGAAGATGCTTGGCTATATGGCAGTCACAGCTGGAGAGGCGATCcatgtaattaaatgtataccTATTGAAGTAACTGTCCGAAAATCAAACACTTGTCATACAGAACTACCGATCACTTTTAAAAACACCTCATTATACATGACTCCAAAATCACGAATCATTACTAAACATCATACACTTAGAGACTGCAACTCCCTTCTTCCAATACTTTACAATATTGACGAAAACTGGATACAGCTAAACCCAACACCTGCTATGACAACACCGCCACAGGAAATTAAACCATTAACAAAACTCTCTTGGAAATACTTGGCACCCAAATCTTTGGCTACTAGCGGTATTTATTCTCAACAAGACTTAGAAGAATTAAGAGATCATATTATGTTCCCCGCTGAAAAAAGCGCTGTTTTACATACCATTGCTCGAGGCTTTACAGGACAATCAATCCCTTCCGATACcgtttctttacaaaatttgttagaTGAAAATtccttgaataaaatttacaataatactttgtcaaaaatatgGAACGGATTTACTACTTTTGGCGCTGCAACGGCCGGaatatttggaatatttataataatcaggttaatcaaaataatattcgataCTCTCATTCATGGTTATGCACTACATGCAGCATACGGATGTAGTCTGCATTTACTAGCAGCTATTTGGAGCTCTTTCACACACTTGTTATTATATCTCGCTAACAAAAAACAGAATCAATCAGAACCAAAGCAAGAAACACATGTAAACGAGAGCGCTGCGAATGAAACCACACACAATACGCCAACGATAATAAATGCACAACCAACAGAAACACACGCACAACTTACACAAGCAGTATCCATAGTCTATTCGTTTCGAGATTTACGGGCTAAATTAGATGGAAGTGAACAAATCCCTTAG